The window AATTCTCTCATCCAGATGCTTCATGGTCACGGCTTCTTCCCCTGCCGATTCCCCTTCACCGGTTCTGTCTTCCGGGATCATCAACCCGGATAAGTTCACCAGCTGCTTTGCAAACGGGAACAGAAGAAGGGTGTTTGTCAGGTTAAAAAACGTATGGAAGATGGAAATCTGTACCGCCGTAATGTTATGGGCCGCCAACGCCGGGGAGACCATAAAAAGGGCAAAGGAACCTATGCCGAAAGTAACGGCTCCCAGCACATTAAAAGACAAGTGGATCACTGCCGCACGCTTTGCAGTCCTGGAACCGCCGATACTGGAAATGAGGGCTGTAACACAGGAACCGATGTTCTGCCCAAGGGTGATGAAAATAGCCGCATTGGTAGTAACCACCCCGTTCATGGCAAGAGTCTGTAGAATTCCCACCGATGCGGAAGAGCTTTGGAGCAGTGCTGTTACCATGGCTCCGATCAGCATACCCAGCAAGGGGTTTCTCCCTAAAAGGCGGAATGCTTCAGAAAAAATGGGAGCATCGGTATAAGGTGAAATCGCTCCTGACATAAAATCCAAGCCGATAAACAGCATGCCAAGGCCCACCAGGATCTCCCCTATGGTTTTCATCTTCTGCTTTTTGCCGAACAAAAGAAGGACCGCTCCGATTCCAATAAAAAGAGGAGCTGAAAAGGAAGGCTGCAATATGGAAAATGCATCTCCCAGCTGATTCATGGATACAATCCAGGCCGTAATGGTGGTACCGATGTTGGCTCCCATGATAACACCTACCGCCTGGGTCAGATTCAGCACTCCTGCACTTACAAAACCCACTACCATAACCGTGGTTGCCCCGCTGCTCTGAATGATGGCTGTTATGAGCGCCCCTAAGAGCACCGCCAGGAAACGGTTGTTTGTAAGCATTCCCAAAAACCGGCTCATCCTGCTTCCTGCACTCTTCTGCATTCCATCCGCCATGGTGTTCATGCCATACAGGAACATTCCCAGTCCCCCTAGAAAACCAAACAGACTCGATATGTCATTTATAGACATGTGTTACCTCCTTATAAACACTGATTATGGTTTTATTCCGGCGCTTTTCTCCCTTTCCGGAAGACGCACCGTTTAAAATATAGCATAGGCGGAATTGATTTTTCAATGTTTTTTAAAAAATATGTAAAATTTGGGTGAAATCTATGTAAAACAACTGCCCCATTCCGACAAAAAA of the Lacrimispora indolis DSM 755 genome contains:
- a CDS encoding Na/Pi cotransporter family protein, with the translated sequence MSINDISSLFGFLGGLGMFLYGMNTMADGMQKSAGSRMSRFLGMLTNNRFLAVLLGALITAIIQSSGATTVMVVGFVSAGVLNLTQAVGVIMGANIGTTITAWIVSMNQLGDAFSILQPSFSAPLFIGIGAVLLLFGKKQKMKTIGEILVGLGMLFIGLDFMSGAISPYTDAPIFSEAFRLLGRNPLLGMLIGAMVTALLQSSSASVGILQTLAMNGVVTTNAAIFITLGQNIGSCVTALISSIGGSRTAKRAAVIHLSFNVLGAVTFGIGSFALFMVSPALAAHNITAVQISIFHTFFNLTNTLLLFPFAKQLVNLSGLMIPEDRTGEGESAGEEAVTMKHLDERIFETPAFAVETAAMEVVHMGQITMENVKRAMDAVITKNADEAKEVYKTEKTINNMEKMLIEYLVKINNLSLTEEQKLVVNNLFYSVNDIERVGDHAENLAEQAEYMIRHEISFSDTGASDLQVICQAAYKSFFHSIEARRKGDMEDVRKVSQWEDEVDLLEEELREKHIERLSAGECNTSSGVVFLELISNLERISDHSYNLASYVKNEL